Below is a genomic region from Syngnathoides biaculeatus isolate LvHL_M chromosome 5, ASM1980259v1, whole genome shotgun sequence.
TTCCGGACCCACATGGAAACCCACCGCGTTCAGTCATCTGACACCCAAGAGATTTCTGGCCTCACAAAGCAGAACTCCTTTGAATGCGCTGATTGTGGGAAGAGGTATTCCATGCTAGGGCACTTTCTCAATCATCAGCGCACCCACATACAGGCTTCCAAATCTCTATTTAGTGACTTGGAGGATTTAAAGAAAAAGTCCTTTCAGTGCGAGATTTGTGGGCGGAATTATTCTCGTGCGTCTGCCCTTGATGCCCACCGACGCGGCCATGAAGAAAAGTTATTTAAACGTCAAAACAAGACTTCAAGACGCGCGGCTGATACCGATGAGTCGGCACTCGAACCAGTTGAAAAGCGGAGTCACGGTGCTGCTGAGAAGGTTTTCAAATGCGGTTGTGGGAAAACGTTTCCGACTGGGGTGCGCTTGAAGATGCACAAGCGATTCAGCCACAATAGCAATTGCGTACCAGAAGAAACGACGGGAAAGCTGAAGAAAAACGTTTTCTACTGTCGAGAATGCAGGAAGGTGTTCCATGGCCGTCTTGCCTGGTTCAACCACGAGAAATGGCACGAAAACCACTCGAAAGATTCTCCGAACCGAtttcaatgtgaaaaatgtggaaGGGTTTTCATGACCCAAACCTTCTATTACCGACATTACCGCATGGTGCACAGCGGCGAGACTCCAGCTAAGTCGTTTCTCCATCAAGTGGACCAACTGGAGAAGAAAAGATTTGAATGTACAGAGTGTGGTCTGAAGTTCTCCAGACCATCAGCCCTTCACGCTCATCAGCTTCAACACACCAATACCTTTGGAGAAACTGAGAAAGTGTCCCAGGTGCATTCTTCTCTGCCACATGAGGAAACTTGGGAGGGAGAACAGAAAGCGACTCAGCAGTTAAGCGATCAATTCCCGGCAGAGAATGTGATTGGTGACGTTAGGATTGAAGATGACCCAGATGTTAATGAGCCTGAAGATGATGTGATGGAGAGTTATGAACCCGGGGACTTCAATGTCCTGGTGATTAGTGCAAGTGAATCAGAGGATGATGCTGTCCAAGACATGAACCCTAACCTTGAATCAGGATCCGGATCTGACCGAGACAACGTTTCATCCAGTAATCTGGTTTCCAAACCAGAGCTTGACTTGAAAATTGTACAGGTGGACTTTGAGCCTCCCAAGGAGCAGCGCCCACCAGCAGCGGAAGCAGCCGAAGACAACGCAGCCAAAGAACGATTTGATTGTCCAGAATGTTACCGGTGGTTTACTAGTGCGGCATCACTGCGGGCTCACATAGTGTGGCACACCTATCGTAAGAGGAGACGTCAGACGAAAGGTCAGTCAGAGGAAGTTTACACACGTGACAATGAAGCCCATACCTTTGCGGCAAGTGATTTTGCAGAGTATGAGATAGAAACTAACCGAGACATAAACCAGGCAGAACTATTAAGGCTGAAAACTTTGACATGCGAGAGATGTGGTACAAAACTTTCACATTTGCCCAACCGATGCGATGATCATTCGCTGTGCCGTAATTGTCAGACTTCGAGCTTAATAAACTACATGAGCAACAGCTCTCTACAGAGGATAGAGAGCATTTCGGCTACTGCAAAAGTATACAATCCAAAGAAAACACTTCTCGGGCCCAAGATTTACCACTGCGAGCAGTGTGGGAAAGGTTTTTGGTCTTTGGGGGCTTATTTGCATCATAAGCAGAGTCCTAGTCAGTGTATAGACGTGAGGCTTCGAACCGGTCTTGCACAACCAGCGCACCGTGGACGTTCTTCCTCCAGCATGAAGGCCGCGTGTCCCGTGTGCGGTAGAAAGTTCCGACACAAGGGAATCATGACGTTGCACATGCGCACGCATGAAAATGGAGATCAcaagtgtgacatctgcagCAGATCGTTTCGCCTTTTTTCCAGTCTGATTAGACACCAAGTTGTGCATAATGAACTCCTGCCGCCGCCTTGTAAATCTTTTCAGCACCAAGTAGAGCAAGTACAAAAGAATACGTACAGCTGCCCCGACTGCGGTAAGCTGTTTTCTCGGGCCAAAGCGCTTCAGTTTCACATGAGGTATCACGGAAATGAGAGCGGGCATTCGCCATCGCCACCCAGGTCTTGTGGTAGACAGGAGGACCTTCAGTGTGGCACGTGCCTCAAGTATTTCGGCAATAGGGCCTCCTTGCGGATGCACAAAAAGCAGTGTCTTCCAAAAGAAGAGAAATTCGTTGCTGAGACAGGAAGCCGAAATAATAACGAGACAGGGAAATTATCCAAGGTGACTTCTGAAGACATCACGGCGAAGTTACCACttaaagttaaaaatgaaatggaggAGGGAGAGGGGGAATGTCCAAATACTAGTGATGACAGCGATTTCAAATACAAGTGTAACAAGTGTGAAAAAAGCTTTTCAGTTATTGGCGCGTTGAACTTGCACAAAAGAATTCACGCAAGGGGTTACAATAAAGTCGCAAAAGCAACCTTGTCCTTAGCGCAGAGTGAGGAAGCGTTAAGGAAAGATTATCCATTTCCGTGCTCAGAATGTGGGAAGCGATTCTTGTCCAACTCTGCCCTCGGCTCTCACAAACGATggcataaaaatgacaaactgctCCATCTTAAAGAACAGGTTTCCGACCTCTGCCCGAAGCCGTACCAAACGTCCGCACGGCAGCCTCAATCTGACATAAAACCCAAGACTCGCCACGCATATGAGCAAAGCAACCCTCCGGAAACGAGAGATACCGAGACGGGTGACAACTCGCTCAAAGCGGACCGGGTTATGAACGACGGGGGCGAATCCGTCTCGATGACGACGATCGAGAAAAATTACCAGTGTCCCCTCTGCTTGGCGAGCTTTGCTAAAGCCAGGGGGCTTCGTGCCCACACGTGGCAAGCCCACTCTAAGCGTACAGAAAACAAAGCGAGGCGGGCGTTTGATGCGCAAAGCAGAAGCGTAGCCGCGAGCTGTGAAAGACTTTCACCAAACACTGACACTCCTCCTTTGGTTGTCACAAAACGTGAGTGTGGACTTTACTGTGAATCTGCTGCCAGACTCCCTGACCATAAATTGTGTCCCGCGTCTGAACCGGTGGCCCAGGCTCCGGAGGCCTTAGCTGAGGTCTTGCCGGCTCACAGCCACCTTTTGGAACCAATCGTCAAATGTCTCTTCAAGTGTGGGAAGTGCGGCAAAGACTTCCAGACCGAGGGGCAGTTAGAAACTCACAAGACCAAGTCGAAGAGCAGGCCGTTTTGCTGCGCCCTGTGCTGCAATGCCTTTCTAACGGAGAATCAGCTGCAGCAACACCTCGCTTGGCACGACCAGGTCCGATTTCGGCTCCCGAACGAGGTCCGCTTTCGCCTCAGTGCTGCTTTGACCGCAAAGTCCTTTCTCCCTCACGTGCCAAGCAAACTAGCTCCGAACCAAGAGAGCCACTCGGTCGGTAGCGGCGACGGCTCTCTTTTATCGTCCAGGTTGTGGAACCAAAAATGTTTGCGTTGTAAAAGTGCCGCGTGCGATTGCGCCGGTCCTCCTGCGACCGCCGCCGACTTCAAATCCCTTTCGAAACATGACAAGGCATCTAGTGGTGATGGTGAGGGCCCCGCAGCCGTTGTTTCAGGAGATCGAGATTCCCTTATTTGTCTTGAATGTGGAGCTACTTTTAGTCAGGAAACTGATTTGCACCAGCACTATACCAAACATGCGCAAAGCGTGTactaaaacattttgtttacatGGAAAGCTACATGGAGGCTTCTGCTATTTGTTTTGGTCGAGAAGATCCCTTCGTATGTACGTCGCTATACTAATTTATGTGTCAATTCTCCGCTTCCAAGACTTTCCAGTATACCGAACTCGTATTGTTTAAATGTTACCAACGGCACTTTTTGCGTGGCACTTTTTAAATACCTTCGACACGCCTCACGTTTTGGTCTCAGTGAAGCACGCTCACGATTCTTAAGTTAAAAGTCGGAGGTAATAGTTGTATCTATTTTTCTGCTgccatttaaaaattttaatgcCATATTGGCAGAGCCAACCCATTGTATGCACTGTTCATTTAAaacgaaagaagaaaaaaaaaaatcctgacatAGTGCGCTAATATTGTCAGtctaaaaaatgtacattatgtaCAGCTTGTTTTGCATGAGTTTGCAACTAAGCCCCGCCCCTTTCCATTGTTTATTTCTATATTGTGGCAAGCTATTTATTGAGCAAATGAATATGTGGTACTTGTATTCATTTGGGAGGGTTCTTGATTACTTTGTCgcttattttggggggaaagatCTGTGGAGTAATTATGAATGGAGCTATTTTTTCCTTAGGGTGATCATATGCCTTTGCCTACATGTTTACATCCTGTTTCTGAAGCTAAAATAAAGGGATCCATTGTAGTCTGAATTAGTGGCTTGTGTAATCACTTCACACCACTTGACACTAAAGctcgtgtgaaaaaaaaaaaattaaaattgcgtAATATTTGATGAGTCATCTAGACATTTAAATCTTTTGCTGACTTACCGTAAtatctggactataagccgcacttGATTATAAGAGtcacccggtacatttttaACCTATTcatgggacatcatgattttcacgcattatatccttctgTATatcaaatatttaagtgttttattctgattctggtttttgggacgatctactaagaaaacccaagtaccctctcgcgggcagcgtaccgtttttgggacgagattataaatgagtaaagttatcatataacttaaccataaatgaaaaagaagtgttatttccttgattgtggcatGTTAAAATACTCTAATACCCGAAGACAGGATGACCTTATTAGAGAAAATAGCAGCTaatataaccctaaccctaaagtTGCcatttataggccagaaattacagtactgggTTTATGACATTTTGTTGGGAATCCTACCTAAATACAGCCACCAAAATACCAGAATACCCCAAGACAGGATGAGCTTTTTAGAGAAAATAGCGGCTAACCTAAcctgaccctaaccctaaaatcacagtttataggccagaaattacggtactgggTTTATGACACTTTGTCGGAAAGCCTACTAAAATACAGGCACCAAAATACCCGAATACCCCAAGAGAGGTTGATCTTATTCGAGAAAATAGCggctaacctaaccctaaccctaaagtcgcggcttataggccagaaagtACGGTATTGGGTGTATGACACTTTGTCAGGATTCCTACCGAAATAGAGGCACCAAAATACCCGAATACCCCAAGACAGGATGAGCTTATTAGAGAAAATAGCggctaacctaaccctaaccctaaaattGCGATTTATAGGATGGAAATGACGGTATCTTCTCAGTCCTTCACTGTAATCCACAAAGGTATAATCAATTCAACgggatttttcttcttgttttctgAAAAACATTCCAAATGACCTGTTCGGTTATGCGCATAAGGCTAACGATTTAGcaatcgaagtctgctgacTAATATACGTCTTAACACCTGTGAGCGAAGAACTCTTCTGCGACTAAATGTGCGTAATGACCTTTTCTCACCTTTACTGAAAGCGCTTTCCAAAATGCTCATTAAATACCTTCTTTAACCGTGCATTTCCCCCTATTTCTAGCCAAACGGAGCAAAGTTGCGCAGGATCGCGGACCGGCGTCAACGACGACGACTTTGGAAGACTCGGGCGCCCCGAGGACGGTGCAGAAAGACGACCGGGACATTAAAGTGGAAGGGAATGTTGAATCTGAGAAAAATTTCCAAACGAGCGCCGATGACCCTAACATGAGAGGTTCATCGCCAACTGAAGGCTCAATGAAATACGTGTACAAGTGCCAAATATGTGGGAAGGTTTATATGTATCTGCTCTCTTTTCAAAAGCACCTAGAGCTGCATACAGGAGAGGCTCCTACACCCAAAAACCCGATTGGCGAAGGCGCCCGTAAGTACGAATGCCCCGTTTGCGCGATGGAATTCTACAGGAAAACCCGTCTCCGCAGTCACCTGCTGACTCACGTGTCCCGAGAGGTCCACAAGTGCGATCAGTGCAACAAGACTTTCGACAGCCTCAGTTTGTGGCAGGTTCACGAAGAGTTCCATAAAACGAGGCCCTTTTGGTGCCTCAGCTGCTCCAAGGGGTTCATGCAAGAGGATTACCTGAACCGACACCTGCAACGGCACCACCTGGGCCACTACAAGTGCTTCATTTGTTCCAAACGGTTCTTAACGTCACGTCTGTTCCGCGATCACCTCGGCAGCAGCCACGCGTCATCGCCGCTCGTCACAGGCGGCGCAGTTCTAAAAAAGGCCGGCGACGAAAGCGTGACGGAAGACGGGAGCGCGCTGACCGCGGGCGACCGAGATGAGCGAGAACCGCCGACGTTCGTAGAAACGGAAGTTTTGCAAACGTCTGGAAATTTGGAGAGCTCCGGAGAGTTTTCTCAGTCGGTGTCCGATTGCGGGGAGACGGCGCAGCGGCCCCCAAAATCACCGACCTCGCCTGCCGGTGAGGAACTGAGAAACGTAGGACAGTCACAAACGACGCAGGAGGTTAGCGGCGGTAAGCAACCGGAACAAAACCAACGCGGAGGCTATCGTGAGCATTGggaatttgaatgttttgaatGCGGGATGGGCTTCGACGACATAACCCCGCTTCATTTGCATTACATCAAGCACGCCACCGGGGACGTGCCGTTTCCTGACGCCGAGGGGTGAACGTCACTTAAATCCCGTCCGTTTTTAATTCCACAGAGACTTTACCGACAGCGGGGGCCTGCCTTTTCACCAATTTAGAGGGgtagaaaaatgaaattgtgatCAAAGTAATTGACTTTCTCATGTTTTTAATAAACTGTCTTGTCAATGTTTGATTGCTTTTCATTATTCCACACAGTAAATAGTTACAAATAAGTGAAATTGTGTTCGGGCTTCCCTGATTGGAAGATTTTCTGTCATGgttttatctatttttgtttcatgttttccagtTCTatgtttttcatatctttgGTCCtcagttgaccccccccccccgtttacATTCACCTTCTACCTCGTGTCGACCAATCAGGGCCCTCGTGGCGCTTGTAACCTTCAGATTTTCCTCATTGTCTCGTCAGTTTGTCTTTAGCGCCCTGGTCCCTTTCACTTCTTGCCACGCCATCGTTGATGTCACGTTTGAGTCGGTCGCTTGTCACCGCtcgtgttttgtttcttttctttttagttcCCTTGTTGCTTTGGTTTGttcgtctccccccccctcccccatgtgccttttttttttaatttattaactaccattttgttttcttctcacaCTTAGTTCCTCCAGGTTTCATCTTACTTTCCTCGTTATTCACAAACTCCAATCCTGACAATACAGCAAACAACTTAAATGAGCTGCCATCGTTCATCCCTGTCATTGACTGGTCAGTTGAGGGCgtgggtctcaaactggcggcccggGAGCCATTTGCGGCCCATGAGACAGTATTTTGTGGCCcacaccttaatatgaaagttttaGTCCAGCcgtcatgtgttttttttttttttttttaattattgaatGGCACTTTAACAGTGCTGTTTGCGGAGCTGATGAACCCACCAATCACATCAGCGGGACTTGATACAAGCATAGAAGCATTCCAGTGAGTGAAATTTCCAGCAGCGTTGCCtgggagagttttttttttttttttttttttttttgctcaaatacttatttacttcaCTGTAAGTATCTAAAACTTGAATTAGACTCAAACAAGATGAACAGACAATTCTTGCCAGTTTCTACTTGACTAAGACaatgtaccatccatccattttctttgccgcttctcctcacgagggtcgtggggattgctggagcctatcccagctgtcaacaggcaggaggcggcgtacaccctgaagtggttgccagacaatcgcagggcacatgaagacaagacaacagccgcactcgtaatcacacctaagggcaattcatgttgcgtgttttgcgGATCCGGAGAACCcaggggaaacccacgcaggtacggggagaacatgcaaaatccacgcaggtgagaccgcgattgaacccgggatctcagaaccgtgaggccaacgctttaccagccgacgCACGGTGCCGCCTTGTTTAAACCAGTgtcttatttttgtgtttaaaaaaaaaaggaagtttgagaagatgggatttaaaaa
It encodes:
- the si:ch211-261d7.6 gene encoding zinc finger protein 184 isoform X2; protein product: MEQVPAVLTEDVQPEKQSTVMDGTSANNDLSPTEDTADSKCPASVQELRLFCQDCGEAFGEEAAYLDHRNQHPDGKCAMYLKPVDYSDEADEEEESTSSCQLCTLSFADMNEFRTHMETHRVQSSDTQEISGLTKQNSFECADCGKRYSMLGHFLNHQRTHIQASKSLFSDLEDLKKKSFQCEICGRNYSRASALDAHRRGHEEKLFKRQNKTSRRAADTDESALEPVEKRSHGAAEKVFKCGCGKTFPTGVRLKMHKRFSHNSNCVPEETTGKLKKNVFYCRECRKVFHGRLAWFNHEKWHENHSKDSPNRFQCEKCGRVFMTQTFYYRHYRMVHSGETPAKSFLHQVDQLEKKRFECTECGLKFSRPSALHAHQLQHTNTFGETEKVSQVHSSLPHEETWEGEQKATQQLSDQFPAENVIGDVRIEDDPDVNEPEDDVMESYEPGDFNVLVISASESEDDAVQDMNPNLESGSGSDRDNVSSSNLVSKPELDLKIVQVDFEPPKEQRPPAAEAAEDNAAKERFDCPECYRWFTSAASLRAHIVWHTYRKRRRQTKAKRSKVAQDRGPASTTTTLEDSGAPRTVQKDDRDIKVEGNVESEKNFQTSADDPNMRGSSPTEGSMKYVYKCQICGKVYMYLLSFQKHLELHTGEAPTPKNPIGEGARKYECPVCAMEFYRKTRLRSHLLTHVSREVHKCDQCNKTFDSLSLWQVHEEFHKTRPFWCLSCSKGFMQEDYLNRHLQRHHLGHYKCFICSKRFLTSRLFRDHLGSSHASSPLVTGGAVLKKAGDESVTEDGSALTAGDRDEREPPTFVETEVLQTSGNLESSGEFSQSVSDCGETAQRPPKSPTSPAGEELRNVGQSQTTQEVSGGKQPEQNQRGGYREHWEFECFECGMGFDDITPLHLHYIKHATGDVPFPDAEG
- the si:ch211-261d7.6 gene encoding zinc finger protein 91 isoform X1, with the protein product MEQVPAVLTEDVQPEKQSTVMDGTSANNDLSPTEDTADSKCPASVQELRLFCQDCGEAFGEEAAYLDHRNQHPDGKCAMYLKPVDYSDEADEEEESTSSCQLCTLSFADMNEFRTHMETHRVQSSDTQEISGLTKQNSFECADCGKRYSMLGHFLNHQRTHIQASKSLFSDLEDLKKKSFQCEICGRNYSRASALDAHRRGHEEKLFKRQNKTSRRAADTDESALEPVEKRSHGAAEKVFKCGCGKTFPTGVRLKMHKRFSHNSNCVPEETTGKLKKNVFYCRECRKVFHGRLAWFNHEKWHENHSKDSPNRFQCEKCGRVFMTQTFYYRHYRMVHSGETPAKSFLHQVDQLEKKRFECTECGLKFSRPSALHAHQLQHTNTFGETEKVSQVHSSLPHEETWEGEQKATQQLSDQFPAENVIGDVRIEDDPDVNEPEDDVMESYEPGDFNVLVISASESEDDAVQDMNPNLESGSGSDRDNVSSSNLVSKPELDLKIVQVDFEPPKEQRPPAAEAAEDNAAKERFDCPECYRWFTSAASLRAHIVWHTYRKRRRQTKGQSEEVYTRDNEAHTFAASDFAEYEIETNRDINQAELLRLKTLTCERCGTKLSHLPNRCDDHSLCRNCQTSSLINYMSNSSLQRIESISATAKVYNPKKTLLGPKIYHCEQCGKGFWSLGAYLHHKQSPSQCIDVRLRTGLAQPAHRGRSSSSMKAACPVCGRKFRHKGIMTLHMRTHENGDHKCDICSRSFRLFSSLIRHQVVHNELLPPPCKSFQHQVEQVQKNTYSCPDCGKLFSRAKALQFHMRYHGNESGHSPSPPRSCGRQEDLQCGTCLKYFGNRASLRMHKKQCLPKEEKFVAETGSRNNNETGKLSKVTSEDITAKLPLKVKNEMEEGEGECPNTSDDSDFKYKCNKCEKSFSVIGALNLHKRIHARGYNKVAKATLSLAQSEEALRKDYPFPCSECGKRFLSNSALGSHKRWHKNDKLLHLKEQVSDLCPKPYQTSARQPQSDIKPKTRHAYEQSNPPETRDTETGDNSLKADRVMNDGGESVSMTTIEKNYQCPLCLASFAKARGLRAHTWQAHSKRTENKARRAFDAQSRSVAASCERLSPNTDTPPLVVTKRECGLYCESAARLPDHKLCPASEPVAQAPEALAEVLPAHSHLLEPIVKCLFKCGKCGKDFQTEGQLETHKTKSKSRPFCCALCCNAFLTENQLQQHLAWHDQVRFRLPNEVRFRLSAALTAKSFLPHVPSKLAPNQESHSVGSGDGSLLSSRLWNQKCLRCKSAACDCAGPPATAADFKSLSKHDKASSGDGEGPAAVVSGDRDSLICLECGATFSQETDLHQHYTKHAQSVY
- the si:ch211-261d7.6 gene encoding zinc finger protein 564 isoform X3 translates to MEQVPAVLTEDVQPEKQSTVMDGTSANNDLSPTEDTADSKCPASVQAKRSKVAQDRGPASTTTTLEDSGAPRTVQKDDRDIKVEGNVESEKNFQTSADDPNMRGSSPTEGSMKYVYKCQICGKVYMYLLSFQKHLELHTGEAPTPKNPIGEGARKYECPVCAMEFYRKTRLRSHLLTHVSREVHKCDQCNKTFDSLSLWQVHEEFHKTRPFWCLSCSKGFMQEDYLNRHLQRHHLGHYKCFICSKRFLTSRLFRDHLGSSHASSPLVTGGAVLKKAGDESVTEDGSALTAGDRDEREPPTFVETEVLQTSGNLESSGEFSQSVSDCGETAQRPPKSPTSPAGEELRNVGQSQTTQEVSGGKQPEQNQRGGYREHWEFECFECGMGFDDITPLHLHYIKHATGDVPFPDAEG